The following proteins are encoded in a genomic region of Candidatus Neomarinimicrobiota bacterium:
- a CDS encoding HAD family hydrolase, with protein sequence MFDTSIPRLMALDFDGVISDSIQECLVTAFNAYAEFRGLSDFRTDLEKFSDTEIQRFRESRVFIRRGEDYVYLLQAANEKITISSQNQFDEYLQEHELIREKYRTLFYGYRKRLQGENPEKWLALNPLYPGMATFLNQFNDLDMVFIVTTKDLLSVELILSSHGITLAPENMYQATRVYRKPQILQEIIQKRHITPQQLHFIDDHVATVLEVSENTEVNCSCADWGYNTFAQRSELTDHQIPVDSIDIFLNRFT encoded by the coding sequence ATGTTTGATACTTCAATCCCCCGATTAATGGCACTTGATTTTGATGGTGTAATTTCTGATAGCATTCAGGAGTGCCTGGTAACAGCATTTAACGCTTATGCAGAGTTTCGGGGTTTATCGGACTTTAGAACTGATCTGGAAAAATTCAGTGACACGGAGATTCAGAGGTTTCGAGAATCTAGGGTATTTATTCGCAGGGGGGAGGACTATGTCTATTTGCTGCAAGCCGCTAACGAAAAGATTACGATCTCTTCTCAGAATCAGTTTGACGAATATCTACAGGAACATGAATTGATTCGAGAGAAGTATAGAACACTTTTCTATGGTTATCGTAAGCGGCTACAAGGGGAGAACCCTGAAAAATGGTTGGCGCTCAATCCTTTATATCCGGGTATGGCAACTTTCCTGAATCAATTCAATGATCTAGATATGGTATTTATCGTTACGACCAAGGACTTGCTGTCTGTAGAACTCATCCTCAGTTCGCATGGTATTACACTTGCACCAGAAAATATGTATCAGGCCACTCGAGTTTACCGGAAGCCTCAGATTCTCCAGGAGATCATTCAGAAGAGACATATTACGCCCCAGCAATTGCATTTCATTGATGATCATGTGGCAACTGTTCTTGAGGTTTCAGAGAACACTGAGGTGAACTGCTCTTGCGCTGATTGGGGTTATAACACATTTGCACAACGATCAGAACTGACAGATCATCAAATACCGGTTGACTCCATTGATATTTTTTTAAATCGATTTACATAG